In one window of Nocardia brasiliensis DNA:
- a CDS encoding FAD-binding oxidoreductase, whose translation MDSRTVALIRTTFKAVAAEEGGQEKLARSFYSILFTDYPQVRDFFPAAMDAQRDRLVKAIGYALDRLEEPNKLLPFLSQLGRDHRKYGVQREHYAAVANSLKTAMRLYAGTEMWTDEVDRAWEEGLTIICDTMFGAAAKETTPAVWTGTVVESRAVLRNLTIVRLQLDQPMQYAAGQYLSVQVPSRPRMWRYMSPAVPANANGEIEFHIRSVLGGWVSSAIVGHTAIGDRWLLGAPLGGLGIPRNAKRKMLMVGCGTGIAPLRAQLMAMAQRRTNPKVHLFVGGHHPCDLYDLDTLNSLAVANRWLTVTPVTEHEENPWWYQDSGALAPNWTGLEPRLTGQIGKVVAGYGSWADRDVQIVGSPSMVQTTKFRLMAAGTLAKNIRHDPLF comes from the coding sequence ATGGATTCGCGGACCGTCGCTTTGATCAGAACGACGTTCAAGGCGGTTGCTGCGGAGGAAGGGGGGCAGGAGAAATTAGCGAGATCGTTTTATTCGATCCTATTCACCGACTACCCCCAAGTCCGCGATTTCTTCCCGGCAGCCATGGATGCACAGCGTGACCGCCTTGTCAAGGCCATCGGTTACGCGCTGGACCGGCTCGAAGAGCCGAACAAGTTGTTGCCGTTCCTCTCTCAGCTCGGCCGCGACCATCGCAAATATGGCGTGCAGCGCGAGCACTACGCGGCGGTGGCCAACTCGCTGAAGACCGCGATGCGGCTCTACGCGGGCACCGAGATGTGGACCGACGAGGTGGACCGGGCCTGGGAGGAGGGCCTGACGATCATCTGCGACACCATGTTCGGCGCCGCCGCGAAGGAGACCACGCCGGCGGTCTGGACCGGCACCGTCGTGGAAAGCCGTGCGGTACTGCGCAATCTGACGATCGTGCGACTCCAGCTCGACCAGCCGATGCAGTACGCCGCCGGCCAGTACCTGAGCGTGCAGGTGCCGTCGCGGCCGCGCATGTGGCGCTACATGTCGCCCGCCGTACCGGCAAATGCCAACGGCGAGATCGAATTCCACATTCGCAGCGTGCTCGGCGGCTGGGTCAGCTCGGCCATCGTCGGGCACACCGCCATCGGCGACAGATGGCTACTGGGCGCGCCGCTCGGCGGACTCGGCATACCGCGCAACGCGAAACGCAAGATGCTGATGGTCGGCTGCGGCACCGGGATCGCGCCGTTACGCGCCCAGCTGATGGCGATGGCGCAGCGGCGCACCAATCCGAAGGTGCACCTGTTCGTCGGCGGCCACCATCCGTGCGACCTCTACGACCTGGACACGCTCAACAGCCTCGCCGTCGCGAACCGCTGGCTGACCGTGACGCCGGTGACCGAACACGAGGAAAACCCTTGGTGGTACCAGGATTCCGGCGCCCTGGCGCCGAACTGGACCGGTCTGGAGCCCCGGCTGACCGGCCAGATCGGCAAGGTGGTGGCCGGCTACGGCTCCTGGGCCGACCGGGACGTGCAGATCGTCGGTTCGCCCTCGATGGTGCAGACCACCAAGTTTCGCCTGATGGCCGCGGGGACGCTCGCCAAGAACATCCGCCACGACCCACTGTTCTGA
- a CDS encoding FAD-binding oxidoreductase: protein MGDGSGPGPRGGWTPGDPETLGNGAQQPPEWTSTVVGHHRIRHDLAVIRLIGEFVPFVAGQSVEVTVPQQPSMRRRLSPALPPSLDGKLEFHVRTVPGGWCSGSIVADTKPGDEWKIRAPLGGFRVDPEGDEVVLIAGGTGLAPMRAQILDLARAPEPPRTYLFFGGHCPRELYASDMLYLLAGELPWLTVIPVVESPDDPGWVDEWYEHSRVDIGFPADDMLFGTLADVVGSHGAFDRHQVLVCGSPRMVSATVDRLLETGTPPERIQFEGL from the coding sequence ATGGGGGACGGTAGCGGGCCAGGTCCGCGGGGCGGGTGGACTCCCGGGGATCCCGAGACGCTCGGCAACGGCGCACAGCAGCCACCCGAATGGACCTCGACCGTGGTCGGGCATCATCGAATTCGCCACGACCTGGCGGTGATTCGGCTGATCGGTGAGTTCGTCCCGTTCGTCGCCGGGCAGTCGGTCGAGGTGACGGTGCCCCAGCAACCGAGCATGCGGCGCAGGCTGTCCCCCGCACTGCCGCCCTCGCTCGACGGCAAACTCGAGTTCCACGTGCGCACCGTGCCGGGCGGCTGGTGCAGCGGCTCGATCGTCGCCGACACCAAACCGGGCGACGAATGGAAGATTCGCGCACCACTCGGCGGCTTCCGGGTCGACCCCGAAGGGGACGAGGTGGTGCTGATCGCGGGCGGCACCGGACTCGCGCCGATGCGGGCGCAGATCCTGGACCTGGCGCGCGCGCCGGAGCCACCGCGCACCTATCTGTTCTTCGGCGGCCATTGCCCGCGCGAGCTCTACGCCTCCGACATGCTGTACCTGCTGGCGGGCGAATTGCCTTGGCTCACCGTGATTCCCGTGGTGGAGAGCCCGGACGACCCGGGCTGGGTGGATGAGTGGTACGAGCACAGCCGCGTCGACATCGGCTTCCCGGCCGACGACATGCTGTTCGGCACCCTCGCCGACGTGGTCGGCTCGCACGGCGCCTTCGACCGACACCAGGTGCTGGTCTGCGGCTCGCCGCGAATGGTGAGTGCGACCGTCGACCGCCTGCTGGAAACCGGAACTCCGCCGGAGCGAATCCAATTCGAAGGACTCTAG
- the grpE gene encoding nucleotide exchange factor GrpE gives MTNGKNSEQRDTEQEPITFVDNRKIDPETGEVREPAAAEAAAGAAPEGGNGAAPEAQADAVSGELAERTADLQRLTAEYANYRRRVERDRKTAIDAAKAAVVTELLGVLDDLDRAKAHGDLDAGPLKSVADKLSTALQKQGLEEFGAAGEPFDPTLHEAVQHEGSGHEPVIGLVMRKGYRFGDRVLRHALVGVTDGVAEQSESTRTEASDADAGANKQ, from the coding sequence GTGACAAACGGCAAGAATTCGGAGCAGCGCGACACCGAGCAGGAACCGATCACCTTCGTGGACAACCGCAAGATCGATCCCGAGACCGGTGAGGTGCGCGAACCCGCGGCGGCCGAGGCCGCCGCGGGGGCGGCCCCCGAGGGCGGCAACGGCGCGGCGCCCGAGGCGCAGGCCGACGCCGTCAGCGGTGAGCTCGCCGAGCGCACGGCCGACCTGCAGCGGCTGACCGCGGAGTACGCCAACTACCGGCGTCGCGTGGAGCGTGATCGCAAGACCGCGATCGATGCAGCCAAGGCCGCGGTGGTCACCGAATTGCTCGGCGTGCTCGACGATCTCGATCGGGCCAAGGCGCACGGCGATCTCGATGCCGGGCCACTGAAGTCGGTGGCCGACAAGCTGAGCACCGCACTGCAGAAGCAGGGCCTCGAGGAATTCGGCGCGGCGGGTGAACCGTTCGACCCGACCCTGCACGAGGCCGTGCAGCACGAGGGCTCGGGCCACGAACCGGTGATCGGGCTGGTCATGCGCAAGGGCTATCGGTTCGGCGATCGGGTGCTTCGGCACGCGCTCGTCGGGGTAACCGACGGGGTGGCCGAGCAGAGCGAGTCCACTCGGACAGAGGCATCGGATGCTGATGCCGGTGCGAACAAACAGTAA
- a CDS encoding heat shock protein transcriptional repressor HspR codes for MSNDPKRASGGASRAEFFMISVAAQLAGMHAQTLRTYDRLGLVTPQRTSGGGRRYSTRDVELLREVQRLSQDEGVNLAGIKRIIELTNQVEELQQRVAEMAAELERLRAGYRPDLAPPQRSTALVVWQPRNRRGT; via the coding sequence ATGTCCAATGATCCGAAGCGGGCGTCCGGTGGGGCGTCCCGAGCCGAGTTCTTCATGATCTCGGTGGCGGCGCAGCTGGCCGGCATGCACGCGCAGACACTGCGCACCTATGACCGCCTGGGACTGGTTACGCCACAACGTACTTCGGGCGGCGGGCGACGCTACTCGACCAGGGACGTCGAGCTGCTGCGCGAGGTGCAGCGGCTGTCCCAGGACGAGGGTGTCAACCTGGCGGGCATCAAGCGCATCATCGAACTCACCAATCAGGTCGAGGAACTGCAACAGCGGGTCGCCGAGATGGCGGCCGAGCTGGAGCGGCTGCGGGCGGGCTACCGGCCCGATCTCGCACCGCCGCAACGCAGTACCGCGCTGGTGGTGTGGCAGCCCCGTAATCGTCGCGGTACCTAG
- the dnaJ gene encoding molecular chaperone DnaJ, whose product MSQREWIEKDFYKELGVSSSATQDEIKKAYRKLARDLHPDANPGDSKAEERFKTVSEAHAVLSDPAKRKEYDETRKLFAGGGYPRGGFTPGAGGGFSQDFNIGDIFGNANAGDGGLGDLLGGLFNRGGTRTTSRPRRGADVETETTLGFREAAQGVTVPLRMTSPSPCTTCHGSGAKPGTSPRVCPNCNGTGIISRNQGAFGFSEPCDDCRGTGSIIDDPCVDCHGSGIQNRTRTITVRIPPGVSDGQRIRLAGQGEAGLRGAPSGDLFVSVHVSQDKVFGRNGDDLTLVLPVSYSELVLGTTVSVPTLEGRVGVKVPPGTADGRILRVRGRGVPKRGGGAGDLLVTVKVAVPQKLDDNAAEALRRYADAEKASGFDPRAGWAGA is encoded by the coding sequence GTGAGTCAACGGGAGTGGATCGAAAAGGACTTCTACAAGGAGCTGGGTGTCTCCTCCAGCGCCACCCAGGACGAGATCAAGAAGGCGTATCGCAAGCTCGCGCGCGACTTGCATCCGGATGCCAACCCCGGCGACAGCAAGGCCGAGGAGCGGTTCAAGACCGTCAGCGAAGCGCACGCGGTGCTGTCGGATCCGGCCAAGCGCAAGGAGTACGACGAGACCCGAAAGTTGTTCGCGGGCGGCGGTTATCCGCGCGGCGGGTTCACCCCCGGCGCGGGCGGCGGCTTCTCGCAGGACTTCAACATCGGTGACATCTTCGGCAACGCGAACGCGGGCGACGGTGGCCTCGGTGACCTGCTGGGCGGCCTGTTCAACCGGGGCGGCACCCGGACCACGAGCCGCCCGCGCCGCGGGGCCGATGTGGAGACCGAGACGACCCTCGGTTTCCGGGAGGCCGCGCAGGGCGTCACCGTCCCGCTGCGGATGACCAGTCCGTCGCCGTGTACCACCTGTCACGGCAGCGGCGCCAAGCCGGGCACCAGCCCTCGGGTCTGCCCGAACTGCAACGGAACCGGCATCATCAGCCGCAACCAGGGCGCCTTCGGCTTCAGCGAGCCGTGCGATGACTGCCGGGGCACCGGCTCGATCATCGACGACCCGTGCGTGGACTGCCACGGCAGCGGCATCCAGAACCGGACCCGCACCATCACGGTCCGGATCCCGCCTGGTGTCAGTGACGGGCAGCGGATTCGGCTCGCCGGTCAGGGCGAGGCGGGCCTGCGCGGTGCGCCATCGGGCGATCTGTTCGTCAGCGTGCACGTCAGCCAGGACAAGGTCTTCGGCCGCAACGGCGACGACCTGACCCTGGTGCTGCCGGTCAGCTACAGCGAATTAGTGCTCGGCACAACGGTTTCCGTGCCGACACTGGAGGGACGCGTCGGGGTGAAGGTGCCGCCGGGCACCGCCGACGGGCGTATCCTGCGGGTGCGCGGTCGTGGCGTGCCCAAGCGCGGCGGCGGTGCCGGTGACCTGCTGGTCACCGTCAAGGTCGCGGTGCCGCAGAAGTTGGATGACAATGCGGCCGAGGCGCTGCGGCGCTACGCGGACGCGGAGAAGGCCAGCGGATTCGATCCACGGGCAGGATGGGCAGGTGCTTGA